From the genome of Limisalsivibrio acetivorans, one region includes:
- the corA gene encoding magnesium/cobalt transporter CorA has protein sequence MLRYLRIDRRMFGKAPGARTEKADRDAEATTIKIHNISPEDYSVSEHKPGEELPAMRGFMYRWVEVTGFGDPESINKLCEEIGLHPLAAEDIFSPSQSVKYEAYSEYIFSVLKFSRTPSGEEPEVLNVSAVLMKDTVVTFASYLTPTLEPIKRRLEKPSTRLRSIGEDYFFYALADLAVDSFLITMDTLVQRIEKIEEALVMGEDLTMERVYSLKKQVMLLRRMSLPFADIADRIINDETGIITRQTGIFARDLDDHSKHLNSISDSVLSLAGDMFNLHIATSGNKMNEIMKVLTIFASIFIPLTFVAGIYGMNFKYMPELETRWGYPVLLSLMAAMLVGMLYYFRRKKWI, from the coding sequence ATGCTAAGGTATCTCAGAATTGACCGCAGGATGTTCGGTAAAGCACCAGGTGCAAGAACAGAAAAGGCTGACAGAGATGCAGAGGCCACGACCATAAAAATCCACAACATAAGCCCAGAGGATTATTCGGTTAGTGAGCACAAACCCGGAGAGGAACTTCCAGCCATGCGGGGTTTCATGTATAGATGGGTCGAGGTAACTGGCTTCGGAGATCCAGAATCGATCAATAAGCTTTGCGAGGAGATCGGCCTGCACCCCTTGGCCGCAGAGGATATATTCAGCCCCAGCCAGTCTGTAAAGTATGAAGCCTACAGCGAATATATCTTCTCTGTCCTGAAGTTCTCCCGCACCCCCTCCGGTGAAGAGCCCGAGGTGTTAAACGTTAGCGCAGTTCTTATGAAAGATACGGTGGTAACCTTTGCATCCTACCTAACCCCTACCCTTGAGCCTATCAAAAGGCGGCTTGAAAAGCCCTCCACCAGACTTCGGAGCATAGGGGAGGATTATTTCTTCTACGCCCTTGCGGATCTTGCCGTGGACAGTTTCCTGATAACTATGGACACACTGGTTCAGCGTATTGAGAAGATCGAAGAGGCCCTTGTTATGGGTGAGGATCTGACCATGGAGCGTGTGTACTCACTCAAGAAACAGGTGATGCTCCTCCGCCGGATGTCCCTCCCCTTCGCCGACATCGCTGATAGAATAATCAACGATGAAACGGGGATTATCACAAGGCAGACAGGGATCTTCGCAAGGGATCTGGACGATCACTCCAAGCACCTCAACAGTATATCGGACTCCGTACTAAGCCTCGCCGGAGACATGTTCAACCTGCATATAGCAACATCCGGGAACAAGATGAATGAGATCATGAAGGTGCTGACCATATTCGCATCGATCTTTATACCACTGACATTCGTGGCTGGCATATACGGAATGAACTTTAAGTACATGCCCGAGCTGGAAACGAGGTGGGGCTATCCGGTTCTGCTGTCGCTCATGGCTGCCATGCTGGTGGGGATGCTTTATTATTTCCGCCGAAAGAAATGGATATAG